The Deltaproteobacteria bacterium genome includes the window CGCGAACGGAATCGCCGGCCTGCCCGAGAAGGAGCGCCTGGTGATCTCGCTCTACTACTACGAAGACCTGAACCTGAAAGAGATCGGCCAGATCCTCGGCATCACCGAGAGCCGCGTCTGCCAGATCCACTCCAAGGCGGTCTCGCGGCTGCGCAGCCGCATGCGCGCCGCCATGCTGAACTAGCCCGATTGACTTCGCTCGCCTGTGGCTCGCTGCGCGCGCCTTCGGCGCTAGCGGGCCGGACGCGAAGACGGCTTCGCGCCCGGCCGTCGCACCAACCCGCATCCTCCGAGCTTGCGCTAAGCTGCGCCCCGTGCTCGTGAAGCTCGCGATCGACTTCGAGAACCCCGCGCGGCTCTGGTGGCAGAGCGGCGGCCGCGAGCTCTGGGAGAGCCTGCTCGAGTCGTTCGACAACTCCAGCGTCGTCTTCGAGGAGTCGATCGCGCGCTCCTGGCTCGCCGAGGCCGAGCGCATCCCCGGCTGGACCGGCGGCCCCGACTACGCGCCCTCGCCGATCCTGCTGAAGCCGATCGACGAGGACGAGGACGTCTAGCGGGCGCGGGGTGCTCGGGCGAGGTGAGCGGCGTGCGGAAGCGTGGTCGGCCGCAGCGCCCAGCGACCTCTTCCGAGCCCGAGCGCGCACCGTGGACGGTACGTCTTGTTTATGAGACATTCCGCGGGTGATCGTCGTCTTGGCCGCATGCCGTCGCGAGATCGAAGGGCTGCCGGACGACATTCGAGGCGATCTTGCGGATGCGCTCGCTCGACTCGACGCTGGGCTTTCGCTCGCGATGCCATTCTCGCGGCCGATGCCGACCATTGGACGTGGCGTGCACGAGTTGCGTCTGAGGGATCGAGGTGCGCGGCTCCGTGCACGTACTGCACGCCTTCAAGAAGACGACTCGGACCACACCGCAACGCAACATTGCAGTCGCCCAGCGGCGGCTGCAGGAGGTGATCGCATGACCAAGAAGACGACGACGGATCAGCTGTCCCGCATCGTCTCCATCCCGAAGCCTCGCGCCCTCGAAGCCACCCTCAAGGCCCAGCTCATCGCAGCGGTCGTTCGAGAGGCCGCCCGCCGAGACCTTACGCACGCCGAGCTGGCGCAGCGTTCCGGTCTGTCCAGGAGTGCGGTAACCGGCATTCTCGCCGGAAGCCTCCAGCGAGTGACCATCGACCGGCTGCTACGCCTCGTCGAAGCAGCGGGCTTGGAAGCCGCCCTGCGAATTCGACGCGCCGCGTAGGGCGGTCTTCGGCGACCTCACCCGCGAGGCGGTCGGGGTGAAACTCCCATCGAGAAAACGGGGGCGGTCACAGCGAGCTCGGAGATGCGTGTGAAGCGCCAAAGCGGAGGCGGCGCCGTGGCTGAAATGCCGTGTCGCCCCCCTACCCTTCCGCTCCGGCCGCGCGAAACCAGAAACCCGACTTGGTCGCGCGGCGCGTTCAGCGTCGGAGGCGCTCGGCTTCGCTTGCAGCGCGCCGCGGGAGATCGCCCGGCCTGCGGAAGGTCGGCTTCTCGAACACCAGCCGCAGGCCTGTGCGCTCGGTGTTGCGAGCGCTGGTCGTCCCGGGACGCGCGGCGACGGTGGCGACGCGCGCGCCGAGCTCGCGCGCGTGCTGCAGCCGGTGGGCGAGCAGAGCCTGCTGCACGCCCCGGGCGCGCGCCGCGGGCAAGGTGCTGGCGAGAAACAGGTGTGCGACTGGACCCGCGTCGGTGTCCAGCAGCGCCAGCGCCGCGGTGGCGACGAGCACGCCCGCTAGATAGGCGACGAATCGCTCGGTGCGCGGGCGCAAGACCGCGATCCGAGCCAGGAGCTCGAGCTGCTCGGCGGAGCGCGCGC containing:
- a CDS encoding helix-turn-helix domain-containing protein, coding for MTKKTTTDQLSRIVSIPKPRALEATLKAQLIAAVVREAARRDLTHAELAQRSGLSRSAVTGILAGSLQRVTIDRLLRLVEAAGLEAALRIRRAA